One Pseudomonas muyukensis DNA segment encodes these proteins:
- a CDS encoding DUF2780 domain-containing protein, translated as MKALTLATLMTLAASPVFAFNLSDVANAVSAAQTPQHSGQVQAPAAQANLLNTLGSELKITPEQAVGGAGAMLGLARNNLSSDDYGQLSKAVPGLDLLSGANGLGGLSGLGQFLGNDKTAPALSNALGNQVENRGDLDNAFKALGMDTGMIGQFAPLILQYLGQQGIAGSLLQNLGSLWNTPAPLSQPSV; from the coding sequence ATGAAAGCACTCACCCTGGCAACCCTGATGACCCTGGCCGCGAGCCCGGTGTTCGCCTTTAACCTGAGCGATGTCGCCAACGCGGTGTCCGCCGCGCAGACCCCGCAGCACAGCGGCCAGGTCCAGGCACCCGCGGCCCAGGCCAACCTGCTCAATACCTTGGGCAGCGAGTTGAAGATCACCCCCGAGCAGGCCGTGGGCGGTGCCGGGGCGATGTTGGGGCTGGCGCGTAACAACCTGAGCAGCGACGACTATGGCCAGCTGAGCAAGGCCGTGCCGGGCCTGGACCTCTTGTCCGGGGCCAATGGCCTGGGCGGCCTGAGTGGCCTGGGGCAGTTTCTGGGTAACGACAAGACCGCCCCGGCGTTGAGCAACGCCCTGGGCAATCAGGTGGAGAACCGCGGCGACCTGGACAATGCGTTCAAGGCGCTGGGCATGGACACCGGCATGATTGGCCAGTTTGCGCCGCTGATCCTGCAATACCTGGGGCAGCAGGGGATTGCCGGGTCGTTGCTGCAGAACCTGGGGAGCTTGTGGAACACCCCTGCGCCGTTGAGCCAGCCTTCGGTATAA
- the fdhA gene encoding formaldehyde dehydrogenase, glutathione-independent, producing the protein MSGNRGVVYLGAGKVEVQKIDYPKMQDPRGKKIEHGVILKVVSTNICGSDQHMVRGRTTAQVGLVLGHEITGEIVEMGRDVERLKIGDLVSVPFNVACGRCRSCKEMHTGVCLTVNPARAGGAYGYVDMGDWTGGQAEYVLVPYADFNLLKLPDRDKAMAKIRDLTCLSDILPTGYHGAVTAGVGPGSTVYVAGAGPVGLAAAASARLLGAACVIVGDLNPARLAHAKAQGFEVVDLSKDTPLHEQIVDILGEPEVDCAVDAVGFEARGHGHEGAKHEAPATVLNSLMQVTRVAGKIGIPGLYVTEDPGAVDAAAKIGALSIRFGLGWAKSHSFHTGQTPTMKYNRQLMQAIMWDRINIAEVVGVQVISLDQAPEGYGEFDAGVPKKFVIDPHRTFSAA; encoded by the coding sequence ATGTCTGGTAACCGTGGAGTGGTGTATCTCGGCGCGGGCAAGGTCGAGGTGCAGAAGATCGACTACCCCAAGATGCAGGACCCGCGCGGCAAGAAGATCGAGCACGGTGTCATCCTCAAGGTGGTCTCCACCAACATCTGCGGCTCCGACCAGCACATGGTCCGCGGCCGCACCACCGCCCAGGTCGGCCTGGTGCTGGGCCACGAGATCACCGGTGAAATCGTCGAGATGGGGCGTGACGTCGAGCGCCTGAAAATCGGCGACCTGGTCTCGGTGCCGTTCAACGTGGCCTGCGGCCGCTGCCGTTCGTGCAAGGAGATGCACACCGGTGTGTGCCTTACCGTCAACCCGGCCCGCGCCGGTGGCGCCTATGGCTACGTCGACATGGGCGACTGGACGGGCGGCCAGGCCGAGTACGTGCTGGTGCCGTATGCCGACTTCAACCTGCTGAAACTGCCCGACCGCGACAAGGCCATGGCCAAGATCCGCGACCTGACCTGCCTGTCGGATATCCTGCCCACCGGCTACCACGGTGCCGTCACCGCGGGTGTTGGCCCAGGCAGCACCGTGTATGTCGCCGGGGCCGGCCCGGTCGGCCTGGCCGCCGCCGCGTCCGCCCGCCTGCTGGGCGCCGCCTGCGTGATCGTCGGCGACCTCAACCCGGCCCGCCTGGCCCACGCCAAGGCCCAGGGTTTCGAAGTGGTCGACCTGTCCAAGGACACGCCGCTGCACGAGCAGATCGTCGACATCCTCGGCGAGCCGGAAGTCGACTGCGCCGTTGACGCGGTCGGTTTCGAGGCCCGTGGCCATGGCCATGAAGGCGCCAAGCACGAGGCCCCGGCCACCGTGCTCAACTCGCTGATGCAGGTGACCCGTGTCGCCGGCAAGATCGGCATCCCAGGCCTGTACGTGACCGAAGACCCGGGTGCGGTCGATGCCGCCGCCAAGATCGGCGCGCTGAGCATCCGCTTCGGCCTGGGTTGGGCCAAGTCGCACAGCTTCCACACCGGCCAGACCCCGACCATGAAGTACAACCGCCAGCTGATGCAGGCGATCATGTGGGACCGTATCAACATCGCCGAAGTGGTGGGGGTGCAGGTGATCAGCCTCGACCAGGCGCCGGAAGGCTATGGTGAGTTCGATGCCGGCGTGCCGAAGAAATTCGTCATCGACCCGCACAGGACCTTCAGCGCCGCCTAA
- the purU gene encoding formyltetrahydrofolate deformylase — translation MSRAPDTWILTADCPSMLGTVDVVTRHLYEQRCYVTEHHSFDDRLSGRFFIRVEFRAPDAFDEDGFRAGLAERSEAFGMAFELTAPNHRPKVVIMVSKADHCLNDLLYRQRIGQLAMEVVAVVSNHPDLEPLAHWHKIPYYHFALDPNDKPAQERKVLQVIEQSGAELVILARYMQVLSPELCRRLDGWAINIHHSLLPGFKGAKPYHQAYNKGVKMVGATAHYINNDLDEGPIIAQGVEVVDHGHYPEDLIAKGRDIECLTLARAVGYHIERRVFLNANRTVVL, via the coding sequence ATGAGTCGGGCACCGGACACCTGGATTCTCACCGCCGACTGCCCGAGCATGCTCGGCACGGTCGATGTGGTGACGCGTCACCTGTACGAGCAGCGCTGCTATGTCACCGAGCACCATTCCTTCGACGACCGGCTGTCGGGGCGGTTCTTCATTCGCGTGGAGTTCCGCGCCCCGGACGCTTTCGACGAAGACGGTTTTCGCGCAGGCCTGGCCGAGCGCAGCGAAGCCTTCGGCATGGCCTTCGAGCTGACCGCGCCCAACCATCGGCCCAAGGTGGTGATCATGGTGTCCAAGGCCGACCACTGCCTGAACGACCTGCTGTACCGCCAGCGCATCGGCCAGCTGGCCATGGAGGTGGTCGCGGTGGTGTCCAACCACCCCGACCTCGAGCCCCTGGCGCACTGGCACAAGATTCCCTACTACCACTTCGCCCTCGATCCCAACGACAAGCCGGCCCAGGAGCGCAAGGTGTTGCAGGTGATCGAGCAGAGTGGTGCCGAGCTGGTCATTCTTGCCCGCTACATGCAGGTGCTGTCGCCGGAGCTGTGCCGGCGCCTGGATGGCTGGGCGATCAACATCCACCACTCGTTGCTGCCGGGGTTCAAGGGCGCCAAGCCGTATCACCAGGCCTACAACAAGGGCGTGAAGATGGTCGGCGCCACGGCGCACTACATCAACAACGACCTGGACGAAGGGCCGATCATCGCCCAGGGCGTCGAGGTGGTGGACCATGGCCACTACCCCGAGGACCTGATTGCCAAGGGGCGGGATATCGAGTGCCTGACCCTGGCGCGGGCGGTGGGTTATCACATCGAGCGGCGGGTGTTCCTCAACGCCAATCGCACTGTCGTTCTCTGA
- a CDS encoding sarcosine oxidase subunit gamma, with amino-acid sequence MSAINVFQQNPGSDAKAQSPLHHADLASLVGKGRKNAGVTLREKKFLGHLTLRGDGHDPAFAGAVHKALGLELPVALTVVANGEMSLQWMGPDEYLLIVPGGQEFAVEQKLRDALDGQHVQVVNVSGGQTLLELRGPNVRDVLMKSTSYDVHPNNFPVGKAVGTVFAKSQLVIRRTAEDTWELMIRRSFSDYWWLWLQDASAEYGLAIEA; translated from the coding sequence ATGAGCGCTATCAACGTCTTCCAGCAAAACCCCGGCTCCGACGCCAAGGCCCAGTCGCCGCTGCACCACGCCGACCTGGCCAGCCTGGTCGGCAAGGGCCGCAAGAACGCAGGCGTGACCCTGCGCGAAAAGAAATTCCTCGGCCACCTGACCCTGCGTGGCGATGGCCATGATCCTGCCTTCGCTGGCGCCGTGCACAAGGCCCTGGGCCTGGAACTGCCGGTGGCCCTGACCGTGGTTGCCAACGGCGAGATGTCGCTGCAGTGGATGGGCCCTGACGAGTACCTGCTGATCGTCCCCGGCGGCCAGGAGTTCGCCGTCGAGCAGAAGCTGCGCGACGCCCTCGACGGCCAGCATGTCCAGGTGGTCAACGTCAGTGGCGGGCAGACCCTGCTCGAACTGCGCGGCCCCAACGTGCGCGATGTGCTGATGAAATCCACCAGCTATGATGTGCACCCGAACAACTTCCCGGTGGGCAAGGCCGTCGGCACGGTGTTCGCCAAGTCGCAACTGGTGATCCGCCGCACCGCCGAGGACACCTGGGAACTGATGATTCGCCGCAGCTTCTCCGACTACTGGTGGCTGTGGCTGCAGGACGCGTCGGCCGAGTACGGCCTGGCCATCGAAGCCTAA
- a CDS encoding sarcosine oxidase subunit alpha: MSQTYRLASGGRIDRSKVLNFSFNGKTYQGYAGDTLAAALLANGVDIVGRSFKYSRPRGIIAAGTEEPNAILQIGASEATQIPNVRATQQALYAGLVATSTNGWPNVNNDMMGIIGKVGGSMMPPGFYYKTFMYPKSFWMTYEKYIRKAAGLGRAPLQNDPDSYDYMNQHCDVLIVGAGPAGLAAALAAARSGARVILADEQEEFGGTLLDSRETLDGKPAADWVNAVVAELETLPEVTLLARSTVNGYHDHNFLTIHERLTDHLGDRAPIGQVRQRVHRVRANRVVLAAGAHERPLVYGNNDLPGNMLAGAVSTYVRRYGVAPGRKLVLSTNNDHAYRAALDWHDAGLQVVAIADARHNPRGSLVEEARAKGIRILTSSAVIEAKGSKHVTGARVAAIDVQAHKVTSPGETLECDLIATSGGYSPVVHLASHLGGRPVWREDILGFVPGDAPQKRVCVGGVNGVYALGDVIADGFEGGARAATEAGFKASVGTLPKTLARKEEATVALFQVPHDKGTARAPKQFVDQQNDVTAAAIELATREGFESVEHVKRYTALGFGTDQGKLGNINGLAIAARSLGIGIPEMGTTMFRPNYTPVTFGAVAGRHCGHLFEPVRFTALHAWHVKNGAEFEDVGQWKRPWYFPKPGEDIHSAVARECKAVRDSVGLLDASTLGKIDIQGPDAREFLNRIYTNAWTKLDVGKARYGLMCKEDGMVFDDGVTACVGDNHFIMTTTTGGAARVLQWLELYHQTEWPEMKVYFTSVTDHWATMTLSGPNSRKLLAEVSDIDLDKDGFPFMSWKEGVVGGVPARVFRISFTGELSYEINVQANYAMGVLEQIVEAGKKYNLTPYGTETMHVLRAEKGFIIVGQDTDGSMTPDDLNMSWCVGRNKAFSWIGLRGMNREDTTRENRKQLVGLKPVDPNVWLPEGAQLVFDPKQPIPMDMVGHVTSSYAANSLGYSFAMGVVKGGLKRLGERVYSPQADGSVIEAEIVSSVFFDPKGERQNV, encoded by the coding sequence ATGAGCCAGACCTATCGCCTCGCCAGTGGCGGCCGTATCGACCGCAGCAAGGTGCTGAACTTCAGCTTCAACGGCAAGACCTACCAGGGCTATGCCGGCGACACCCTGGCCGCCGCGCTGCTGGCCAACGGCGTGGATATCGTCGGGCGCAGCTTCAAGTATTCGCGCCCGCGCGGGATCATCGCCGCCGGCACCGAGGAGCCGAACGCGATCCTGCAGATCGGCGCCAGCGAAGCCACCCAGATCCCCAACGTGCGCGCCACCCAGCAGGCGTTGTACGCCGGCCTGGTCGCCACCAGCACCAACGGCTGGCCGAACGTCAACAACGACATGATGGGCATCATCGGCAAGGTCGGCGGCAGCATGATGCCGCCCGGGTTCTACTACAAGACCTTCATGTATCCCAAGTCGTTCTGGATGACCTACGAGAAGTACATCCGCAAGGCCGCAGGCCTCGGTCGCGCGCCGCTGCAGAACGACCCGGACAGCTACGACTACATGAACCAGCACTGCGACGTGCTGATCGTCGGCGCCGGCCCTGCCGGCCTGGCGGCGGCGCTGGCTGCTGCGCGCAGCGGTGCGCGGGTGATCCTCGCCGATGAGCAGGAAGAATTCGGCGGCACCTTGCTCGACAGCCGCGAGACCCTCGACGGCAAGCCGGCCGCCGATTGGGTCAATGCCGTGGTGGCCGAGCTGGAAACTCTGCCGGAAGTCACCTTGCTGGCGCGCAGTACGGTCAACGGCTACCACGACCACAACTTCCTGACCATCCACGAGCGCCTCACCGACCACCTGGGCGACCGCGCGCCCATTGGCCAGGTACGCCAGCGCGTGCACCGCGTGCGTGCCAACCGGGTGGTGCTGGCCGCCGGCGCCCACGAGCGGCCGCTGGTGTACGGCAACAACGACCTGCCGGGCAACATGCTGGCCGGCGCCGTGTCCACCTATGTGCGCCGCTATGGCGTGGCCCCGGGCCGCAAGCTGGTGCTGTCGACCAACAACGACCACGCCTACCGCGCCGCGCTGGACTGGCACGATGCTGGCCTGCAAGTGGTGGCCATCGCCGATGCCCGCCACAACCCACGCGGCTCGCTGGTCGAAGAGGCCCGCGCCAAGGGCATCCGCATCCTCACCTCCAGCGCGGTGATCGAGGCCAAGGGCAGCAAGCACGTGACTGGCGCCCGGGTGGCGGCCATCGATGTGCAGGCGCACAAGGTCACCAGCCCCGGTGAAACCCTCGAGTGCGACCTGATCGCCACCTCCGGCGGCTACAGCCCGGTGGTGCACCTGGCTTCGCACCTGGGCGGCCGCCCGGTGTGGCGTGAAGACATCCTTGGCTTCGTGCCCGGCGATGCGCCGCAGAAGCGCGTGTGCGTCGGTGGCGTGAATGGCGTCTATGCCCTGGGCGATGTGATCGCCGACGGCTTCGAAGGCGGTGCGCGCGCCGCCACCGAGGCCGGCTTCAAGGCCAGCGTCGGCACGCTGCCGAAAACCCTGGCGCGCAAGGAAGAGGCCACCGTGGCCTTGTTCCAGGTGCCCCACGACAAAGGCACCGCCCGTGCGCCCAAGCAGTTCGTCGACCAGCAGAACGACGTCACCGCCGCCGCCATCGAGCTGGCCACCCGCGAAGGCTTCGAGTCGGTCGAGCACGTCAAGCGCTACACCGCGCTGGGCTTCGGCACCGACCAGGGCAAGCTGGGCAACATCAACGGCCTGGCCATCGCCGCCCGTTCGCTGGGGATAGGCATCCCGGAAATGGGCACCACCATGTTCCGCCCCAACTACACGCCGGTGACCTTCGGCGCGGTGGCGGGCCGGCACTGCGGCCACCTGTTCGAGCCGGTGCGCTTCACCGCGCTGCATGCCTGGCACGTCAAGAACGGCGCCGAGTTCGAGGACGTCGGCCAGTGGAAGCGCCCGTGGTACTTCCCCAAGCCGGGCGAAGATATCCACAGCGCCGTGGCCCGCGAATGCAAGGCGGTGCGTGACAGCGTCGGCCTGCTGGACGCCTCGACCCTGGGCAAGATCGACATCCAGGGCCCGGATGCCCGTGAGTTCCTCAACCGCATCTACACCAACGCCTGGACCAAGCTCGATGTGGGCAAGGCCCGCTACGGCCTGATGTGCAAGGAAGATGGCATGGTCTTCGACGACGGCGTCACCGCCTGCGTCGGCGACAACCACTTCATCATGACCACCACCACCGGCGGTGCCGCCCGCGTGCTGCAATGGCTGGAGCTGTACCACCAGACCGAGTGGCCAGAGATGAAGGTGTACTTCACCTCGGTTACCGACCACTGGGCGACCATGACCCTGTCGGGCCCCAACAGCCGCAAGCTGCTGGCCGAGGTCAGCGACATCGACCTGGACAAGGACGGCTTCCCGTTCATGAGCTGGAAGGAAGGCGTGGTCGGCGGCGTGCCGGCGCGGGTGTTCCGCATCTCGTTCACCGGCGAGCTGTCGTACGAGATCAACGTGCAGGCCAACTACGCCATGGGCGTGCTGGAGCAGATCGTCGAGGCGGGTAAAAAGTACAACCTGACCCCCTACGGCACCGAGACCATGCACGTACTGCGCGCCGAGAAGGGCTTCATCATCGTCGGCCAGGACACCGACGGCTCGATGACCCCGGACGACCTCAACATGAGCTGGTGCGTGGGCCGCAACAAGGCCTTCTCGTGGATCGGCCTGCGCGGCATGAACCGCGAGGACACCACCCGCGAGAACCGCAAGCAGCTGGTGGGCCTGAAGCCCGTGGACCCGAACGTCTGGCTGCCCGAGGGCGCCCAGCTGGTATTCGACCCCAAGCAGCCGATCCCGATGGACATGGTCGGCCACGTCACTTCCAGCTATGCGGCCAACTCCCTGGGCTATTCGTTCGCCATGGGCGTGGTCAAGGGTGGCCTCAAGCGCCTGGGCGAGCGGGTGTATTCGCCGCAGGCCGACGGCAGCGTGATCGAAGCCGAGATCGTGTCTTCGGTGTTCTTCGATCCGAAGGGTGAGCGGCAGAACGTTTGA
- a CDS encoding sarcosine oxidase subunit delta, with protein MLQIFCPHCGELRSEEEFHASGQAHIARPLDPNACSDEEWGTYMFFRDNPRGIHHELWDHVAGCRQYFNVTRDTVTYEVLETYKIGEKPQVTAASKQSTAPATAKGQGEKV; from the coding sequence ATGTTGCAAATCTTCTGTCCCCACTGCGGCGAGCTGCGCTCCGAGGAAGAGTTCCACGCGTCTGGCCAGGCCCACATCGCCCGCCCGCTGGACCCGAACGCCTGCTCCGACGAGGAGTGGGGCACCTACATGTTCTTCCGCGACAACCCGCGCGGTATCCACCACGAGCTGTGGGACCACGTTGCCGGCTGCCGCCAGTACTTCAACGTCACCCGTGACACGGTGACCTACGAGGTGCTGGAAACCTACAAGATCGGCGAAAAGCCGCAGGTGACCGCCGCCTCGAAACAGAGCACCGCGCCAGCGACCGCCAAGGGCCAAGGGGAAAAAGTATGA
- a CDS encoding sarcosine oxidase subunit beta family protein, whose amino-acid sequence MQRYSGFGLFKHSLSHHENWQRMWRTPTPKKVYDVVIVGGGGHGLATAYYLAKEHGITNVAVIEKGYLGGGNTARNTTIVRSNYLWDESAHLYEHAMKLWEGLSQDINYNVMFSQRGVYNLCHTLQDIRDSERRVNANRLNGVDGELIRTEQVAAEIPYLDCSKNTRYPILGATVQRRGGVARHDAVAWGFARAADALGVDLIQQTEVIGFRKENGAVIGVETNKGFIGAKRVGVVTAGNSGHMAKLAGFRLPLESHPLQALVSEPIKPIIDSVIMSNAVHGYISQSDKGDLVIGAGIDGWVGYGQRGSYPIIEHTLQAIVEMFPILSRVRMNRQWGGIVDTTPDACPIISKTPVKNMFFNCGWGTGGFKATPGSGNVFAASLAKGEMHPLAAPFSIDRFYNGALIDEHGAAAVAH is encoded by the coding sequence ATGCAACGTTATTCAGGCTTCGGCCTCTTCAAGCACTCCCTCAGCCACCACGAGAACTGGCAGCGCATGTGGCGCACGCCAACGCCGAAGAAGGTCTACGACGTGGTCATCGTCGGTGGTGGCGGCCATGGCCTGGCCACCGCCTACTACCTGGCCAAGGAGCACGGCATCACCAACGTGGCGGTGATCGAGAAAGGCTACCTGGGCGGCGGCAACACCGCGCGCAACACCACCATCGTGCGTTCCAACTACCTGTGGGACGAGTCGGCGCACCTGTACGAGCACGCCATGAAGCTGTGGGAAGGGCTCTCGCAGGACATCAACTACAACGTGATGTTCTCCCAGCGCGGCGTCTACAACCTGTGCCACACCCTGCAGGACATCCGCGACTCCGAGCGCCGGGTCAATGCCAACCGCCTCAACGGCGTGGACGGCGAGCTGATTCGCACCGAGCAGGTGGCGGCCGAGATCCCCTACCTGGATTGCTCGAAGAACACCCGCTACCCGATCCTTGGCGCCACCGTGCAGCGCCGTGGCGGCGTGGCCCGCCACGATGCCGTGGCCTGGGGCTTCGCCCGCGCCGCCGACGCCCTGGGCGTGGACCTGATCCAGCAGACCGAGGTGATCGGTTTCCGCAAAGAGAACGGCGCGGTGATCGGCGTCGAGACCAACAAGGGCTTCATCGGCGCCAAGCGCGTCGGCGTGGTCACCGCCGGTAATTCCGGACACATGGCCAAGCTGGCCGGTTTCCGCCTGCCGCTGGAGTCGCACCCTCTGCAAGCCCTGGTGTCGGAGCCGATCAAGCCGATCATCGACAGCGTGATCATGTCCAACGCCGTGCACGGCTATATCAGCCAGTCCGATAAGGGCGACCTGGTGATCGGTGCCGGTATCGACGGCTGGGTCGGCTACGGCCAGCGCGGCTCCTACCCGATCATCGAACACACCTTGCAGGCGATCGTCGAGATGTTCCCGATCCTCTCCCGGGTGCGCATGAACCGCCAATGGGGCGGCATCGTCGACACCACCCCCGACGCCTGCCCGATCATTTCCAAGACCCCGGTGAAGAACATGTTCTTCAACTGCGGCTGGGGCACCGGCGGCTTCAAGGCCACCCCGGGTTCGGGCAACGTGTTCGCCGCGAGCCTGGCCAAGGGCGAGATGCACCCGCTGGCCGCGCCTTTCTCCATCGACCGTTTCTACAACGGTGCGCTGATCGACGAACACGGCGCCGCTGCCGTCGCCCACTGA
- a CDS encoding serine hydroxymethyltransferase translates to MFSKQDQIQGYDDALLAAMNAEEQRQEDHIELIASENYTSKRVMQAQGSGLTNKYAEGYPGKRYYGGCEHVDKVEALAIERAKQLFGADYANVQPHSGSSANGAVYLALLQAGDTILGMSLAHGGHLTHGAKVSSSGKLYNAVQYGIDTNTGLIDYDEVERLAVEHKPKMIVAGFSAYSKTLDFPRFRQIADKVGALLFVDMAHVAGLVAAGLYPNPIPFADVVTTTTHKTLRGPRGGLILAKANEEIEKKLNAAVFPGAQGGPLMHVIAAKAVCFKEALEPGFKSYQKQVIENAQAMAQVFIERGYDVVSGGTDNHLFLVSLIRQGLTGKDADAALGRAHITVNKNAVPNDPQSPFVTSGLRIGTPAVTTRGFKVAQCVALAGWICDVLDNLGDADVEADVAKNVAALCADFPVYR, encoded by the coding sequence ATGTTCAGCAAGCAAGACCAGATCCAGGGTTACGACGACGCACTGCTGGCGGCGATGAATGCCGAAGAGCAGCGCCAGGAAGATCACATCGAGCTGATCGCCTCGGAGAACTACACCAGCAAGCGCGTGATGCAGGCCCAAGGCAGCGGCCTGACCAACAAGTACGCCGAGGGCTACCCGGGCAAGCGCTACTACGGTGGCTGCGAGCACGTCGACAAGGTCGAGGCGCTGGCCATCGAGCGCGCCAAGCAGCTGTTCGGTGCCGACTATGCCAACGTCCAGCCGCACTCCGGCTCCTCGGCCAACGGCGCCGTGTACCTGGCTCTGCTGCAAGCCGGCGACACCATCCTGGGCATGAGCCTGGCCCACGGCGGCCACCTGACCCACGGCGCCAAGGTGTCGTCCTCGGGCAAGCTGTACAACGCCGTTCAATACGGTATCGACACCAATACCGGCCTGATCGACTACGACGAAGTCGAGCGCCTGGCCGTCGAGCACAAGCCGAAGATGATCGTCGCCGGTTTCTCGGCCTACTCGAAAACCCTCGATTTCCCACGTTTTCGCCAGATCGCCGACAAGGTCGGTGCGCTGCTGTTCGTCGACATGGCCCACGTTGCCGGCCTGGTTGCCGCTGGCCTGTACCCCAACCCTATTCCATTCGCCGACGTGGTCACCACCACCACCCACAAGACCCTGCGCGGTCCACGTGGCGGCCTGATCCTGGCCAAGGCCAACGAAGAGATCGAGAAGAAGCTCAACGCCGCGGTGTTCCCGGGTGCCCAGGGCGGCCCGTTGATGCACGTGATCGCCGCCAAGGCGGTGTGCTTCAAGGAAGCGCTGGAGCCTGGGTTCAAGAGCTACCAGAAACAAGTCATCGAAAACGCCCAGGCCATGGCCCAGGTGTTCATCGAGCGGGGTTACGACGTGGTTTCCGGCGGCACCGACAACCACCTGTTCCTGGTCAGCCTGATTCGCCAGGGCCTGACCGGCAAGGACGCCGACGCCGCCCTGGGCCGCGCCCATATCACCGTCAACAAGAACGCCGTGCCCAACGACCCGCAGTCGCCGTTCGTCACCTCGGGCCTGCGCATCGGCACCCCGGCCGTCACCACCCGTGGCTTCAAGGTCGCCCAATGCGTGGCGCTGGCCGGCTGGATCTGCGATGTGCTGGACAACCTGGGCGACGCCGATGTCGAGGCCGATGTGGCCAAGAACGTCGCCGCGCTGTGCGCCGACTTCCCGGTCTACCGCTGA
- a CDS encoding threonine aldolase family protein, with protein MTNNNQQFASDNYSGICPEAWAAMEKANQGHERAYGDDQWTERAAEYFRKLFETDCEVFFAFNGTAANSLALASLCQSYHSVICSETAHVETDECGAPEFFSNGSKLLTAPSVNGKLTPQSIREVALKRQDIHYPKPRVVTLTQATEVGSVYRPDELKAISATCKELGLNLHMDGARFSNACAFLACSPAELTWKAGVDVLCFGGTKNGMAVGEAILFFNRDLAEDFDYRCKQAGQLASKMRFLSAPWVGLLEDGAWLRHGQHANHCAQLLASLVKGLPDVELMFPVEANGVFLQMPEHALEALRNKGWRFYTFIGSGGARFMCSWDTQEARVRELAADIRAIVGS; from the coding sequence ATGACCAACAACAACCAGCAATTCGCCAGCGACAACTATTCCGGTATCTGCCCCGAAGCCTGGGCTGCGATGGAAAAGGCCAACCAGGGCCACGAACGCGCCTACGGCGACGACCAGTGGACCGAACGCGCCGCCGAGTACTTCCGCAAGCTGTTCGAGACCGACTGCGAGGTGTTCTTCGCCTTCAACGGCACCGCCGCCAACTCCCTGGCCCTGGCCTCGCTGTGCCAGAGCTACCACAGCGTGATCTGCTCCGAGACCGCCCACGTCGAGACCGACGAATGCGGCGCGCCGGAGTTCTTCTCCAACGGCTCCAAACTGCTCACCGCGCCCAGCGTCAACGGCAAGCTGACGCCGCAATCGATCCGCGAAGTGGCGCTCAAGCGCCAGGACATCCACTACCCCAAGCCACGGGTGGTCACCCTCACCCAGGCCACTGAAGTGGGCAGCGTGTACCGCCCCGACGAGCTCAAGGCGATCAGCGCCACCTGCAAGGAACTGGGCCTGAACCTGCACATGGACGGCGCGCGCTTCAGCAACGCCTGCGCGTTCCTCGCCTGTTCGCCGGCCGAGCTGACCTGGAAGGCCGGCGTCGACGTGCTGTGCTTCGGCGGCACCAAGAACGGCATGGCGGTGGGCGAGGCGATCCTGTTCTTCAACCGCGACCTGGCCGAGGACTTCGACTACCGCTGCAAGCAGGCCGGGCAACTGGCGTCGAAGATGCGCTTTTTGTCGGCGCCGTGGGTCGGGCTGCTGGAAGACGGCGCCTGGCTGCGCCATGGCCAGCACGCCAACCACTGCGCGCAGTTGCTGGCGTCGTTGGTGAAGGGCCTGCCGGACGTGGAGCTGATGTTCCCGGTGGAGGCCAACGGGGTGTTCCTGCAGATGCCGGAGCATGCGCTGGAGGCCTTGCGCAACAAGGGCTGGCGTTTCTACACCTTCATTGGCAGCGGCGGCGCGCGGTTCATGTGCTCGTGGGATACACAAGAAGCCCGGGTGCGCGAACTGGCGGCGGATATCCGCGCCATCGTCGGCAGCTGA